In Larus michahellis chromosome 24, bLarMic1.1, whole genome shotgun sequence, the sequence cGGCACCGCCACCCTGAAAGGCCACGACCCGCAGGCAGCTGCCAGTGTGCGAGAAAACGAGCGTGACTTGGgccagggacaggaggggacggGCCGAAACCTATGTCGAGGTTGGCAGCGCTTGCAGGGCTCTGgccagggaggggacaccccaAACAAGCATCAGGTTGAGCGGCAAAATGCTGGGACTCCCAAtaccaccccctccccgggatcTGCCCCAACGGCTCAGACACCTCTGTCCTCTCCAGCTGCCTCTATTAATggcggggcttggggacagcctgggggaaCTGTCCCCGTGGGGACCAGTGGGGTACAGGGGGACCTCAGGCCGGCAGCAGCGTGGGCGGCTCGTCCTCATCGGAGTCGAATTCGGCGTTCTCGTCCTTCACCCACTTGCCGGAGCGGTCCTGGATCCAGCCGGCGCTGGGGATGGACAAACGGGCAGACAAAGGGAGTGAGAGGTGGCTCATTATGGGGTTCCCTGAGCCATCGGGGTCACAACTCACCTCCGCAGCTGCAGGTATCGCTCCAGGGCCTGGCGCCTCTCGGGGCTGAGGACTTCAGGCCGGCTcagggctgatgatgcagctttTCCTTTGCCACCTCGCTGTGTCCGGGCTGGAGCCGCCTTCGGTGCATctgggagggcagagaggagctggtgaGACCCGCAGAAACAGGAGACACGCGGCTGAGAGCCCGGGCGCCTTCTCCCACCGGTGCCagtgcagccccagagcagctggATGGCTCTTACCCGCTCGCCCACCGCAGTGCcctggcagcagggctgcagggctggcatccACGGCTTCTCTGTCCTTCCGCGACAGCTCTGGCGGTGTCGGGGCAACGCTCGGCCCTCTCTGGGTGACACCAGATTGGGAGCTGCTTCCCTGCACCCTGCAACAGGAGGAGTGAGGAGGAGTCAGGGCCTCGTCCCACAAATGCCTGACGGCAGCGAGGCCGCGGCGCTGCCGGTCCCTGCCTGGAAGCCCAGAGCTTTCCCCCGTcctccagcagcaaaaccaaacgTCTCACCCTGTTCTCCGGCAGCAGCTGCTGTAGGGAGCCGCTTTCAGCAGAGCACTCCGGGCGATCCTCCTCGTCTGTGCCAACAGAGGGGCCGGGGAGCCCTGGGGAGAGGGGTCAGAGCTCAGGAGGGGCCTGACCAAGAGTCCAGTGGGGTGAGGAAGGGGCATTCGCACCGACCTGCActcctgcctcctctgcctgcacCTCCTGCTCATGCTGCCGTTTCTGGGCCGCGTCCTGGAGTGAGCGCTTCCTGCCATAGAAACGCTGCAGGCCTGGAAGAGAGCGAAGGGGACTGGGGGACGCGCTTACTCGGTGCAGACCTCCCCCCCCGCCGGTCCCCCACTTACTGCTCATGTGCTTCTTGCCAGCCCTGTGGACCGTCAGCACGTCCAGCGTGTCAAAGACAGGGCGGTGGGCGCACACCGTGCAGGCATACCTATGCCAAGGTGGGGGGAAAGCTGCCGTCAGGACCCCACAAGCAGCCGCAGGAGGGGGCTGCGCTCAGGGGTCCCACTCACCTCCCGCTCCTCAGCAGCAGTGCCTCGTCCTCGGGGATGTAGTTGGCCAACAGGTCCGCGACACGTCTTTTCTGGGAGAGACCGAGCTGGCCGGGTGAGCActcgcccccccccacccccgaaccCGTGCCTGGTGCCGGGGACAGGGGGGTCTGCCCCCAGTTCACCCCACAGGGAACCAGCCCTCATGCTCAGTCCTGTTGCCTCTTAGGCCAGGaaaccccagcaccctggggacacccctctgagggagcaaggggaggaaattGGGGTGTCAAGGCTGGGGAGGGGCCGGTTTGGGGGACAGGGGCAGGCTGAGGCAAGGGAAGGAGGTAATTTTGGGGAGCGGCCTGGGCCAAGGGCAGTATTTGGGTCGTCGGGAGGGGAACCCCGAGGGAGGCCAAGCCAGGGAAGGGGTGAGGGGTAACTGGGGGGGCAGAGCAGCATTGCGGGCAGGGAGGacggcgggcaggagagggattTACGGCCACGGAGGAGCGGGAaaaggctggggggagctggggggggggggcaggccggGGCACGGGGGCGAACCCGGAGGGGATGTGGGAAAGCCGGAGGCTGGGTTgcaggggtctggggggctcggagagggtctggggggctttggggatgGTCTGGGACCTACCTGCAGCACCCCCAGCTGCCCGGGATCGTCCCCCTCCCGCTTGAAGGACATGGCGGCCGCGGCGGTTACTATAGGAACCACCCCCTCTTCCGCCCAGCTTCCGGGGGGCTTTTCCCGGCGGGCCGTgcgcggggagggggtggaagtGACCAATCAGAGAACGCGAGGGGCGGGGCGGGTGgtcccgccgtgtccccaggcggccgcggccccgcggcATGACGGGAGTTGTAGTTCCGCCGCACCATCCCCTGCCGCGGCGTGGAGGGGCAGAGaccctccgggagggcaggaccCGGGGTGATGGCAGGacacagggggctggggaggggcccgGGGTGGGCGCGGGGGTGGTGGCATCACTGCCCCCTTTCCGGCCTCCATCCCCCCGCTTTCCGGACTACAAGTCCCAGAGGCCTTTGCGAGggcagccgggccgggcctggcgtCTCCGGCCTCACCGGGGGTggccgggggcggtggcggggcccaGCCCGCCCCCGTGAGCGGCGGCCGGAGCGCCGGGGCCCTGGGCCGGTccccccgcccgggccggggCTGTTCGCATGAGCCCCCCCCGCgctggcgggggccggggctgagcGGGGCCGTCCCGCCatggcggcggggagcggggcagcggcggccccCGCCCGGGAGCACCGTCTGCAGCCCGGGGACACGCTGCCGGGGCTGGCGCTGCGCTACGGGGTGACGGTGAGCGGccacgggggggcggggggcaaaaGGAGGGGGACATCCAGGGGTCCGGGTGGCCGTGGGGCGGgatccccggggcggggggggcaggacgAGTCCGTGGGGCCATcgctgtcccctcctgtccctgtccctatgGCTGTCCCCGTGCCATCACTGTCCCCACCCTGTccgtgtcccctcctgtccctttCCTCATCCCATcgctgtcccctcctgtccctgtccccgtccccatcccatcacTGTGTCATGGTCCCCCTCCGCCGTTCTGTCCCCGTCCCATCTTTATCTTTGTCCTCATCCCATACCTGCCTTTGTCTCTGTCCCCTCCCTCATCCTGTCCCCATTCTTgtgcccatccctgtcccctcctgtccctgtccccatgccatccTTATCTCTGACCTCATCCCATTgctgtccttgtccctgtccccatccccgtccccatccccgtccccatcccgtccccggCAGATGGAGCAGATCAAGCGCGCCAACCGCCTCTACACCTCGGACACCATCTTCCTCAAACCCACCCTCCTCATCCCCGCGCCGGAGGGACCCTGCCCCGACGACAAGGACAAAGACGCACCCGTCCCCCCGGGGGACACCCTGGCCGCCCCCGTCCCATCCCGCCACGACCTCTCGGCCACCGATTTCCTGCGGCAGCTCGACGCCGAGATCGGGCGCTCCaaggcggcggcggcagagcgGCTCCGTGCCGGCAGCACCGGGTGAGTGcgcccctcccgcctcccctttTGGGGCAAAATGGGGGGCTTTTGGCTgtagggtgggtgggtgggtggcagggCCAGCCCTCAGTGTCACCCTGCTGTATCCCCTGCAGCACGGCCGAGGCCGAAGGCACCCGGAGCCCCGATGCCAGGGTCCTGCCAGCCCCCCGGGGTCCCCGCCTTGGTCCCCGGCCCCTCACCAGGACCCCGCGGGCGGCCGCTCTCCGTGACGCCGAGGACGAGATCTTCACGCtgtgacactggggacaccggggacgcGATGCCGAGGACGAGATCTTCACGCTGTGACAACCGTGGACACTGGCGACATGACGCCGTGACTGCCACGCCATGACTTCCACCCCACGGTGACGGGGACGCCGGGACACTCCCAGCCCTGTCTGGGGGATactggaggggacacagggattttttttgggggggacacggtgtCCCCTTCCTGTCTCCTTCAAGGGACCTTTCCTGCTGCAGGGACACCCCACACCTGGGTGTAGATCCAGCCCTCTCGCAAggctactgggaggcactgggaggtactgggacaAGGTTTACCAGCTGGTGTTTTTCCTCTGGTTGTATTTATTTGTACGTCTTCGCTCTcgggaggggtcttgggggggtggGACCCCCCCTGTGCCAGTGCCTGGACCCCCATGGGGACagtcaccccccaccccgagagCCTGTAAATAAAACGGAGCACTGTCACCCGACTCTGCCTGTTTGTCACCCCCCGGGGACACAGTCAcaccctccctggggacacgctCACCCCCCAGGGGACATGGGCAACCCCCTGGGGACATggacacccccctggggacatGAATGACCCCCCGGGGACATGgtcacagccctggggacatggTTAACCCCCCCAGGAACTCAGTCATTCCCCCTGGGGACGCAGTCGTCCCTtcggggacacggacacacaccccccccccccgaggacaCTGTCACCCCGCTGGGGACATGGTCGCCCGCTGGGGATGCTGTCACCCTTCAGGGACACGgtcagcaccctggggacacagccaTGCCCCCGGGGCTGTGGGCACCCACTCGGGAAcgccattccccccccccccagcccccgcctccAAGTCACCCAGGGGACCGAGGTGCCACACCACGCCGTGCCACCAGGTGTCACCCTGCGCCcacacccccgggaccccccagcacctcagggctctccccagggtcccccagggccacccagtCCCCCACGatgtccccagggaggggaaaCTGGTGACACTTGGGGACCAGAGCCTGAGTCtccttgcgggggggggggacgggacgtgACGGGAGGGggagcccagtgctcccagtagctcccagtgctcccagtccccgcTGGCCCAAGCTCACACGAGCGTGCAAACGGCCACACGCTGGTGCAGGGGAGGTGACAGGTCCCCactcgggggggggacacacacacgcagaggTGACAGCCGGCCCcgttgcacacgcgtgtgcaccgacacggggcgggcggtgggggggggggaagcggcgggggggagtcgcacacgcgtgtgcaagccgcccccccccgccccccctccttccagccccccccagcagctaATGAGGATCATCTCATTAAGGGGGATTAACGCCTATCTATAGGGtggccccccggggggggggggagggtgtttgtcggggccggggggggtgtcccacggGGGGTCCCCGgtcccgcccccggccccgctccggccggTCCCGGCCCGTTCCGGGGCGGAGCCGCCCGGAGCCGTTCGGGGAACGGAGCCGGTACCGAGGGgtcggggcggggaaggggggggggggggagaggaggaggggagcgtgttgggggggtgtagccggggtgttggggggggggaggaggtgtgtggggggggtcgtagggggtggttttggggtgtttgggaGCGTtttggggggttgtgggggtgtAGTCGGGCTGTTGGGGGGGGTCGGTGCTGTGGCGGGGGGGGCGTTTGGGGTGTTTGGGGCCGttttggggggttctgggggtaTAGTCGGGCTGTTGGGGGGGTGTTGTGGGGGGGCCGGTGCTGTggcgggggggttttggggtgtttgggggcGTTTTGGGGTGTAGGTGGGGGGTGTAGtcggggtgttggggggggtgttggggggggtggttttggggtgcaggtggggggttgtggggtgtaGGGGGGTGTTGGGGCGGGGTAGGATGGGGGTTTGgtgggggggtcggtggggtgtTGGGGGCGCTTGGGTGCgtttggggctggtttgggggtggttgtggggtgCAGGTGGGGGTGTAGTTGGGGTGTTGGGGCAGGGTTGAAGGGGGGTGTtgtggggggggtcagtggggtgctggggcggggtgttttggggtggtttggggggtaGGTGGGGTGTTGTGGGGGCGTTGGGGTGCTGTGAGGGGTACTTGGGGGGCTGTGAGGGTGCGTGGGGGGGTCGGGGTAGGGTGGGTTTGGGTGtatggggggtgttggggggctgtgggggtgctTTGGGGTGCTTTTGGGGTGCTGTGGCACCGGGTGCTGGgcgggtgttggggggggggaggtcgtgccgggggggtgtcagtggCGGGGGGTGCACATGGCTGTGCCCCGCTGCACACGCTTGTGCCGTGCCTGGTGTCccggggcactgggagcactgggagcactgggagcactggggcggGGGTACTGGGGACGTTGGGACGGGCACATTGGAGCAGGGGCACTGGGATTACTGGGAGGGGGGCACTGAGGACACTGGGAGGGACAACTGGGGACACCGaaatgggggcactgggaggagagCACCGGGGACACTGGGGTGGGAGCGCTGGGACCACCAGGAAGAGGGTACTGGGACCACTGGGCAtagggcactggggacactggggtacAAGGGACACTGGGTGGGGGcaatggggacacggggatggggatacaggagacactgggaggggggcactggggacatgggggtggggacacgggacactgggatggcagcactgggaggagggtactgggggcactgggagggggcaccggcagccctgtccctgcacTCGGGGCGCtcgtcccctctgtcccctcgtcccccgtcccagggctgccctgtgtcgtccccccccactcccccccgtgcctcagtttccccgcaCTGACATCAGCCCCtggcagcccggggcggggggggggggtgtcaccctcaGCCCCGAGTCCCCTCCGGGCCCCCGCCACCATGCTGGGGGTCccgctgcccttcctcctcctcctcctcctcctcctcctcctcccggggggggcggcgctgGCCTTCCCGAGGGACCTGGTGGCCCGAAGCACCGTGGAGCTGGCAGGTGAGCGGGGATGGGGTCCccccgggggttggggggggggggggtagtggtgtgtgtgtgtgacgggggctggggggggggccggcaggGTGTCACcgggtcccctctgtccccccgcAGCCACCGCCGCCTACCCCCGCTTCGGTGGCCTTCGGGGGGACAATGTCACCGCCCAGCTCGGCCTCGACTTCCAGCGCATGCTGCGCCTCAACGGCACCCTCTTCGTCGCCGCCCGGTGAGCGCTTGTGCAAGCTCGTCGGTCCTTGTGCAAGCTCGTGTGCGCTTGGGCACGCTCGGGCACGCTTGGGCACGCTCGTCGGTCCTTGTGCAAGCTCGTGTGCGCTTGGGCACGCTTGGGCACGCTCGGGCACGCTCGTCGGTCCTTGTGCAAGCTCGTGTGCGCTTGGGCACGCTCGGGCACGCTTGGGCACGCTCGTCGGTCCTTGTGCAAGCTCGTGTGAGCTTGGGCACGCTTGGGCACGCTTGGGCACGCTCGTCGGTCCTTGTGCAAGCTCGTGTGAGCTTGGGCACGCTTGGGCACGCTAGTCCCTGCTTGTGCAAGCTCGTGCATGTTCTCACACGCTTGGGGATGCCTGCACACGCTTGGCTTGTCCCCCCGTGTGCATATTTGTGCGAGGTTGTGCACGCTTCTACATGCTTGTGTGTGCTTGTGTAAGCTCGTGCACGCTTGGGGATGCTTGCACACGCTTGGCTTGTCTCCCGTGTACATGCTTGTGCACACTTGTGCATGCTTGTGCATGCTTGTGCATGCTTGTGTGTGCTTGTGTAAGCTTGTGCACGCTTGGGGATGCTTGCACACGCTTGGCTTGTCTCCTGTCTGCATGTTTGCGAGAGGTTGTGCACACTTGGGGATGCTTGCACACACTTGGCTTGTGTCCCGTCTGCATGCTTGTGCATGCTTGTGCACGCTTCTACATGCTAGTCCCTGCTTGGGCAAGCTCGTGCATGCTTGGGCACGCTTGGGCACGCTTCTACATGCTTGTCTATGCTTGTGTAAGCTCGTGCACGCTTGGGGATGCTTGCACACGCTTGTCTTGTCTCCCGTGTACATGCTTGTGCACACTTGTGCATGCTTGTGCATGCTTGTGTGTGCTTGTGTAAGCTTGTGCACGCTTGGGGATGCTTGCACACACTTGGCTTGTCTCCCGTCTGCATGCTTGTGCACACTTGTGCACACTTGTACATGCTAGTCCCTGCTCGTGCACG encodes:
- the LYSMD1 gene encoding lysM and putative peptidoglycan-binding domain-containing protein 1, which translates into the protein MAAGSGAAAAPAREHRLQPGDTLPGLALRYGVTMEQIKRANRLYTSDTIFLKPTLLIPAPEGPCPDDKDKDAPVPPGDTLAAPVPSRHDLSATDFLRQLDAEIGRSKAAAAERLRAGSTGTAEAEGTRSPDARVLPAPRGPRLGPRPLTRTPRAAALRDAEDEIFTL
- the SCNM1 gene encoding sodium channel modifier 1 isoform X2: MSFKREGDDPGQLGVLQKRRVADLLANYIPEDEALLLRSGRYACTVCAHRPVFDTLDVLTVHRAGKKHMSSLQRFYGRKRSLQDAAQKRQHEQEVQAEEAGVQGSPAPLLAQTRRIARSALLKAAPYSSCCRRTGVQGSSSQSGVTQRGPSVAPTPPELSRKDREAVDASPAALLPGHCGGRADAPKAAPARTQRGGKGKAASSALSRPEVLSPERRQALERYLQLRSAGWIQDRSGKWVKDENAEFDSDEDEPPTLLPA
- the SCNM1 gene encoding sodium channel modifier 1 isoform X1 codes for the protein MSFKREGDDPGQLGVLQKRRVADLLANYIPEDEALLLRSGRYACTVCAHRPVFDTLDVLTVHRAGKKHMSSKWGTGGGGGLHRVSASPSPLRSLPGLQRFYGRKRSLQDAAQKRQHEQEVQAEEAGVQGSPAPLLAQTRRIARSALLKAAPYSSCCRRTGVQGSSSQSGVTQRGPSVAPTPPELSRKDREAVDASPAALLPGHCGGRADAPKAAPARTQRGGKGKAASSALSRPEVLSPERRQALERYLQLRSAGWIQDRSGKWVKDENAEFDSDEDEPPTLLPA